A section of the Paralichthys olivaceus isolate ysfri-2021 chromosome 14, ASM2471397v2, whole genome shotgun sequence genome encodes:
- the LOC109630379 gene encoding transmembrane protein 121 produces MVPPPPTNKPHVCLSTILIMSSMALIDAYLVEQNHGPRKIGICIMVMVGDICFLIVLRYVAVWVGAEVRTAKRGYAMILWFLYIFVLEIKVYFVYQNYKADRKSLDALARKALTLLLSICIPVLFVVLVAIDHMEYVRAFKKREEIRNRLFWVVVDLLDILDIQANLWEPQKKGLPLWAEGLMFFYCYILLLVLPCVSLSEISMQGINIVPHKMLLYPILSLVTINIITLFIRGGNMILYRDARVSGILIGKNVLAIILKTCSFVQYRRQLQSAPPAFGVELQKNSVAHARPVPTPPQVVMQDQTPLPEVTTCEHT; encoded by the coding sequence ATGGTACCCCCACCTCCCACCAACAAGCCCCACGTGTGCCTCTCCACCATTCTGATCATGAGCAGCATGGCGCTGATTGATGCCTACCTGGTGGAGCAGAACCACGGACCACGCAAGATTGGCATATGCATCATGGTGATGGTGGGAGACATCTGCTTCCTAATCGTGCTGCGTTACGTAGCGGTGTGGGTGGGTGCTGAGGTGCGCACGGCTAAGCGAGGCTATGCCATGATCTTGTGGTTCCTTTACATCTTCGTGCTGGAGATCAAGGTCTACTTTGTGTATCAAAACTACAAGGCGGACAGGAAGAGCTTGGACGCTCTTGCGAGGAAGGCgctaacactgctgctgtccATCTGCATCCCGGTGCTGTTCGTGGTACTGGTTGCTATCGACCACATGGAGTATGTGCGCGCCTTCAAGAAGCGCGAGGAGATCCGCAACCGTCTCTTCTGGGTAGTGGTGGACTTGCTGGACATACTGGACATCCAGGCCAACCTGTGGGAGCCTCAGAAAAAGGGGCTCCCTCTGTGGGCAGAGGGTCTGATGTTCTTCTACTGCTACATCCTCCTGCTCGTGCTGCCCTGCGTGTCCTTGAGCGAGATCAGCATGCAGGGCATCAACATCGTGCCCCACAAGATGCTCCTGTATCCCATCCTCAGCTTGGTGACCATCAACATCATCACGCTCTTCATCCGCGGTGGGAACATGATTCTGTACCGGGATGCCAGGGTGTCGGGGATCCTGATAGGGAAGAACGTCCTGGCCATCATCCTAAAGACCTGCAGCTTTGTCCAGTACAGGAGACAGTTGCAGAGCGCTCCCCCCGCCTTCGGGGTCGAGCTGCAGAAAAACTCGGTGGCCCACGCTCGCCCTGTCCCCACCCCCCCTCAAGTGGTCATGCAGGACCAGACGCCCCTCCCCGAGGTGACGACATGTGAACACACATGA